One part of the Saprospiraceae bacterium genome encodes these proteins:
- a CDS encoding helix-turn-helix transcriptional regulator → MSSPPNYLKVYRKRSGLIQEDIAFILDLPDYSNISRYEKGQRTPSIELLLTYHHLFDVPIESFFEQESEIIKLKLIQRIIQLVPDLKKDQITLKSTLRIRFLEETI, encoded by the coding sequence ATGTCTTCACCACCAAATTATTTAAAAGTTTATAGAAAGCGATCTGGATTAATCCAGGAAGATATTGCTTTTATTTTGGATTTACCAGATTACTCCAATATATCCAGATACGAGAAAGGACAACGAACGCCATCCATAGAATTACTTCTAACATATCACCACTTATTTGATGTTCCAATTGAATCGTTCTTCGAGCAGGAATCAGAAATAATTAAATTAAAACTTATCCAAAGAATAATTCAATTAGTACCAGATTTAAAAAAAGATCAAATAACATTAAAGAGCACCCTAAGAATTAGATTTCTTGAAGAAACAATTTAA
- a CDS encoding TlpA family protein disulfide reductase, giving the protein MKIIVILLIINYNLAYTQKVVAFPFYLNGLIHDKVFDKDSIYFIAGDIDEKYFELPNISSEINNSKFILKGSISYPHFYKIRFKSEENILEWRGGNYFLDKTSNKVIIDSIDNASIINGITSNEYYNNFIPFLLNGNKFKTIEYSIYQNPILFETKLSEYVKINPDSYIALWILIEIFCNEGHSELRQNILSSFSKKLKKEKLWKITNKDFNSIQIKEKKKFPNLQLLDTSLTKVNVKFKNSKYTLVNYWFSTCKPCIEKIPAIIKLYEEYHNKGFEIINISTDQSKYINNWKNKIGFYNLYWPQYLDENGINSKENKITKFPTNYLLNNKFEIIRKDIPINELENLLNQN; this is encoded by the coding sequence ATGAAAATAATAGTAATCTTGCTAATTATAAATTATAATTTAGCATATACTCAAAAAGTTGTTGCTTTTCCATTTTATCTAAATGGTTTAATACATGATAAGGTATTCGATAAAGATTCAATATATTTTATTGCAGGAGATATAGATGAAAAGTATTTTGAATTGCCTAATATTTCATCTGAAATAAATAATTCTAAATTTATTTTAAAGGGCAGCATTTCATACCCACATTTTTATAAAATTCGATTTAAGAGCGAAGAAAACATTTTAGAATGGAGAGGGGGCAATTATTTTCTAGATAAAACTTCAAATAAAGTTATAATTGATTCAATAGATAACGCTTCGATAATTAATGGAATAACATCAAATGAATATTATAATAATTTTATACCTTTTTTACTAAATGGCAACAAATTCAAAACCATTGAGTATTCAATTTATCAAAACCCAATTTTATTTGAAACAAAATTATCTGAATATGTTAAAATAAATCCAGATTCTTATATCGCATTATGGATTTTAATCGAAATATTTTGCAATGAAGGCCATTCAGAATTAAGACAAAATATATTAAGCTCCTTTTCCAAAAAACTTAAAAAGGAGAAACTTTGGAAAATCACAAACAAAGACTTTAATTCAATTCAAATAAAAGAAAAAAAGAAATTCCCTAATCTGCAATTATTAGATACTAGTTTAACTAAAGTAAATGTAAAATTTAAAAATTCAAAATACACCTTAGTGAATTATTGGTTCAGCACATGCAAACCATGTATTGAAAAAATACCTGCAATTATTAAATTATATGAAGAATATCATAATAAAGGATTTGAAATAATTAATATTTCTACTGACCAATCAAAATATATAAATAATTGGAAAAATAAAATTGGGTTCTATAATTTATATTGGCCACAATATTTAGATGAGAATGGAATAAACTCAAAAGAAAACAAAATTACTAAATTTCCAACGAATTATCTATTAAACAATAAATTTGAAATTATTAGAAAGGATATTCCTATTAATGAACTTGAGAATCTTCTAAATCAAAATTAA
- a CDS encoding T9SS type A sorting domain-containing protein, giving the protein MGKKLISKSLSSYILKFFIISLSYGIFLNKELVSQAKYTNTWLLGYDGMDFHTRFDFLNDSLSISTFKSTIDIDGVGVMSDFKGNLLFYTNGCKIYNRNHELMQNGNMITPIEWASICTNGLSLACNDCFLTIPSQLIKDKYFLISPNMDKININGVPWVGSSAFYYHIIEFDSSYPDGIVNSKANTLLEGIFDGHGINMCRHGNGRDWWILLPHIDSNCISIFMFRDDRFIFKEKKCFDFNYSFNGGSGTAKFSPDGNYYVISDNYEGVSIFKFDRCIGSIDYLENIKFPEDTIPGSYCEISPNSQFLYVLNRSHCWQIDLTSADRTGSKTLVAAWDGMVPNTRFGGAQLAPDKKIYIACPGTSRFYHVISNPDLKGINCNFIQRAINLPTYNFYTIPSFPNYNLKSDSVNCNLTKIDNIVPVKCRVNLNRMSDNKFLMNFSETLLNSKYLNLFDIAGNLIFTKDISNLSTYEIDLNHLTQGFYIISVTSKDCGVFAYKIIIRS; this is encoded by the coding sequence ATGGGTAAAAAATTGATATCCAAATCTCTATCCAGTTATATTTTAAAGTTTTTTATAATTAGTCTAAGCTATGGCATTTTCCTAAATAAAGAATTAGTTAGTCAAGCAAAATATACGAATACCTGGCTATTAGGTTATGATGGCATGGATTTTCACACTAGATTCGACTTTCTAAACGACAGTCTTTCCATTTCAACATTTAAAAGCACGATTGATATAGATGGTGTTGGAGTGATGAGTGATTTTAAAGGTAATTTATTATTTTATACTAATGGATGTAAAATATATAATAGGAATCATGAATTAATGCAAAACGGCAATATGATTACTCCGATTGAGTGGGCATCAATTTGTACTAATGGATTAAGTTTGGCATGTAATGATTGTTTTTTAACAATTCCATCCCAACTAATTAAAGATAAATATTTCTTAATTTCACCGAACATGGATAAAATTAATATTAATGGAGTTCCATGGGTGGGTAGTTCTGCCTTTTATTATCATATTATTGAATTTGATTCTAGCTATCCAGATGGAATCGTAAATTCAAAAGCAAATACTTTGTTAGAAGGCATTTTTGATGGCCATGGCATTAATATGTGTAGGCATGGAAACGGAAGGGATTGGTGGATTTTGTTACCGCATATAGATTCAAATTGCATCAGTATATTTATGTTTCGGGATGATAGATTCATTTTTAAAGAAAAAAAATGTTTTGATTTTAATTATAGCTTTAATGGTGGTTCTGGTACAGCTAAATTTAGTCCAGACGGAAATTATTACGTGATTTCTGATAATTATGAAGGAGTTTCAATTTTTAAATTTGACCGATGCATTGGTTCAATTGATTATTTAGAAAACATCAAATTTCCTGAAGATACAATTCCAGGTTCTTATTGTGAAATTTCACCTAATTCACAATTTTTGTATGTATTGAATAGATCACATTGTTGGCAAATTGATTTAACTTCAGCTGATCGGACTGGTAGTAAAACACTCGTGGCTGCTTGGGATGGTATGGTTCCAAATACTCGATTTGGAGGTGCGCAATTAGCACCGGATAAGAAAATATATATTGCTTGTCCAGGCACTTCAAGATTCTATCATGTTATTTCAAATCCAGACCTAAAAGGAATTAATTGCAACTTTATACAAAGAGCGATAAATTTACCCACCTATAATTTTTATACAATTCCGAGTTTTCCAAATTATAACTTGAAGTCAGATTCCGTTAATTGTAATTTGACAAAAATTGATAATATAGTACCGGTTAAATGTAGAGTAAATCTAAATCGCATGTCCGACAATAAATTTTTAATGAATTTTAGTGAAACCTTACTAAATAGCAAATACTTAAATTTATTTGATATTGCAGGAAATTTAATTTTTACTAAGGATATTTCTAATTTATCCACTTATGAAATAGATTTAAATCACTTAACTCAAGGTTTTTATATTATTTCTGTAACGAGTAAAGATTGCGGTGTTTTTGCATATAAAATAATTATTAGATCTTAG
- a CDS encoding four helix bundle protein, with product MQTFIKSNSFHKSLCDQLFRASLSIPLNIAEGSGRFSKPDRRNFFIIARSSIFETIAILDILKDSMQLTADQFINFEKNGEELSKILFAMIRNLEK from the coding sequence ATTCAGACTTTTATTAAAAGTAATTCTTTTCACAAATCCTTATGTGATCAACTTTTTAGAGCTTCTTTGAGTATTCCTCTCAATATTGCCGAAGGTTCCGGTAGGTTTTCAAAACCTGATCGAAGAAATTTTTTCATAATAGCACGCAGTTCAATCTTTGAAACAATTGCAATCTTAGATATTTTAAAAGATTCGATGCAATTAACAGCAGATCAATTTATTAATTTCGAAAAGAATGGTGAGGAACTTTCTAAAATCCTATTTGCCATGATCAGAAATCTTGAAAAATAA
- a CDS encoding four helix bundle protein produces MFNDELRERTFNFAINTIKLLRQIPDNQESKTLKNQIIRSATSIASNFRASCVSRSQREWFSKICIVIEETDETHFWIELFEQLYPENLEGLSLLKSESFELLKIFSKSRGKLPIK; encoded by the coding sequence ATGTTTAATGATGAGCTCCGAGAAAGAACTTTTAATTTTGCTATAAATACTATAAAACTATTAAGGCAAATACCTGATAATCAAGAATCTAAGACACTAAAAAATCAGATTATTCGTTCTGCAACTTCTATTGCCTCAAATTTTAGGGCTTCTTGTGTAAGTAGATCTCAACGCGAATGGTTTTCGAAAATATGTATTGTAATAGAGGAAACAGATGAAACCCATTTTTGGATTGAGCTATTTGAACAACTTTACCCAGAAAATCTTGAAGGTCTTTCGTTATTAAAATCAGAATCTTTTGAACTTCTTAAAATATTTTCAAAATCAAGAGGTAAACTTCCTATCAAATAA
- the mnmA gene encoding tRNA 2-thiouridine(34) synthase MnmA, with amino-acid sequence MSKNGKILVAMSGGIDSTVTALLLHEAGYEVIGVTMKTWDYASSGSSKKETGCCNLDSLQDARRVAVDMGFHHFILDIRDEFGEAVIENFVEEYLAGRTPNPCVLCNTHIKWNALLRRADSLDCEFIATGHYARIHANDDSYYISKAKDLNKDQSYVLWGLSQECIKRSKFPLSEFLKPEVRAIAFDRGYSDLSKKAESYEICFVPDNDYRGFLKRRVEGLEEKVKNGSFVDVDGNILGQHEGYPFFTIGQRKGLGKAFGKPMFVSEIIPDTNTVVLAEGEDLERNRMLVGKVNFQKFKTIDPHKELVTKIRYKDPGHQSLVQTVGKDLEIEFIGPVKGIAPGQSAVVYDGDDVVCGGIIYQSRNIFKDLVEM; translated from the coding sequence ATGAGTAAAAATGGCAAAATTCTGGTAGCAATGAGTGGCGGTATCGATAGTACCGTAACTGCATTATTGTTGCATGAAGCTGGTTATGAGGTCATAGGTGTTACCATGAAAACCTGGGATTATGCTTCCTCCGGGAGCTCTAAAAAGGAAACTGGTTGTTGTAATTTGGATTCCCTTCAAGACGCCAGACGGGTTGCTGTCGATATGGGTTTTCACCACTTTATCCTCGATATTCGGGATGAATTTGGCGAAGCAGTAATAGAAAATTTTGTAGAGGAATACCTTGCCGGACGAACACCCAACCCTTGCGTACTTTGTAATACTCATATTAAATGGAATGCTTTGCTCCGAAGGGCAGACTCCCTGGATTGCGAATTTATTGCTACCGGCCATTATGCCAGAATTCATGCTAATGACGATTCTTATTATATATCTAAAGCAAAAGACTTAAATAAAGATCAATCTTATGTCCTTTGGGGACTAAGTCAAGAGTGTATTAAGCGAAGTAAGTTTCCACTTTCTGAATTCTTAAAACCTGAAGTTAGAGCGATTGCATTTGATCGGGGTTATTCAGATCTTTCAAAAAAAGCGGAGAGCTATGAAATTTGTTTTGTTCCAGATAATGACTATCGTGGTTTTCTTAAAAGACGGGTAGAAGGATTAGAGGAAAAAGTAAAAAATGGTTCGTTTGTAGATGTAGATGGAAATATTTTGGGACAGCACGAAGGGTATCCTTTTTTTACCATCGGACAACGAAAAGGATTAGGTAAAGCATTTGGTAAACCGATGTTTGTTTCCGAAATTATTCCGGATACGAATACAGTCGTTTTAGCAGAAGGAGAAGATTTAGAACGCAATCGGATGTTAGTTGGAAAAGTAAATTTTCAAAAATTTAAAACCATAGATCCGCATAAAGAATTGGTAACAAAAATAAGGTATAAAGATCCGGGTCATCAATCTTTAGTACAAACAGTTGGTAAAGATTTAGAAATTGAATTTATCGGACCTGTTAAAGGAATTGCTCCAGGACAATCTGCCGTTGTTTATGATGGTGATGATGTTGTTTGTGGTGGAATTATTTATCAATCCAGAAATATTTTTAAGGATCTTGTTGAAATGTGA
- a CDS encoding Na+ dependent nucleoside transporter, giving the protein MEVFTNIYRGAIGIAFLVGLSYLLSTNRKAINWRLVTIGLFIQIMFALGVMKVHVIHIIFKWISERFVSLISIFHKGIEFLFGNLADASQPWAFVFAIQVLPTIIIFSALSSLLYYFGILQRICFVFAWLLSKSMKLSGAESLSTAANIFLGQTEAPIMIRPYLAAMNKSEILCIMIGGMANTAGSVLGAYVQMLGGNDPDAQAYYALHLLTQSIISAPAAIVISKMLFPNTDELSLDREIKVSKEYLGSNFLDAISIGTTDGLRLAVNVGAMLIVFTALVYLFDATLFKIGSWTQLNPLITDLTNQRYDGLSLRLLFGYLFAPVAWLIGTPAQDIFTIGQLLGEKTMINEFYAYGSFSKMLSSHILEPLSKSTLIATYALSGFANFASIGIQIGGISTLAPNQRTNLSEMGMKALIGGTIACLMTACVAGMMYSS; this is encoded by the coding sequence ATGGAAGTTTTTACAAATATCTACAGAGGTGCCATTGGAATTGCATTTTTAGTTGGCTTGTCTTATTTATTAAGTACGAATAGAAAAGCAATCAATTGGAGATTGGTGACGATAGGATTATTCATACAAATCATGTTTGCACTTGGGGTTATGAAAGTGCATGTAATCCATATTATTTTTAAGTGGATCTCAGAACGTTTTGTTTCTTTAATAAGTATTTTTCATAAAGGAATTGAATTTCTATTTGGGAATCTTGCAGATGCAAGTCAACCTTGGGCATTCGTTTTTGCGATCCAGGTGCTGCCCACCATTATCATTTTCTCAGCACTATCTTCCTTGCTATATTATTTTGGTATTTTACAAAGAATCTGTTTTGTATTTGCATGGCTATTATCAAAATCGATGAAACTTTCGGGTGCTGAAAGTTTATCTACTGCTGCTAATATATTTCTCGGACAAACAGAAGCTCCCATTATGATTCGGCCTTATTTAGCAGCTATGAATAAATCCGAAATTCTTTGCATTATGATTGGAGGTATGGCAAACACTGCAGGTTCTGTTTTAGGTGCATATGTTCAAATGCTTGGCGGGAATGATCCGGATGCTCAAGCTTATTATGCCTTGCATTTATTAACGCAATCTATAATTTCAGCGCCAGCCGCTATAGTGATTTCAAAAATGTTATTCCCAAATACAGATGAACTCAGTTTAGACAGGGAAATAAAAGTTTCGAAAGAATATTTAGGCAGCAATTTTCTGGATGCCATTTCTATTGGCACTACCGATGGCTTAAGATTAGCTGTAAATGTTGGTGCAATGCTGATTGTGTTTACTGCACTTGTTTATCTTTTTGATGCAACGCTCTTTAAAATTGGATCCTGGACACAATTAAATCCTTTAATTACAGATCTTACAAATCAACGATATGATGGATTGAGTTTGCGATTATTGTTTGGATATTTATTTGCACCAGTTGCTTGGCTTATTGGTACACCAGCTCAAGACATTTTTACCATCGGACAATTATTAGGTGAAAAAACAATGATCAATGAATTCTATGCATATGGCAGTTTCTCAAAAATGCTATCTTCTCATATCCTGGAACCTTTGTCAAAATCAACGCTTATTGCAACTTATGCATTATCAGGGTTTGCCAATTTTGCAAGTATTGGAATTCAAATTGGTGGTATTAGTACTTTAGCACCAAACCAACGAACCAATTTAAGTGAAATGGGAATGAAAGCTTTAATTGGGGGAACGATTGCTTGTTTAATGACTGCCTGTGTGGCGGGCATGATGTATAGTTCTTAA
- a CDS encoding uridine kinase, whose product MFIGICGGSGAGKTAFINQLRTRFTESELGLISEDNYYFPMPLQKADNRGVINFDIPESIDHEAFISDLHKLRRGEVVSRAEYTFNNDQSRAKLLQIPPAKIYIIEGLFILYHQDTRDLLDLSILIHAKDNLKIIRRINRDKEERNYPIEDVLYRYQYHVAPAYDRYIDPYIDELDLIINNNNSFDKGVDVLSAFIQSNL is encoded by the coding sequence ATGTTTATAGGAATTTGTGGCGGAAGCGGAGCAGGAAAAACGGCTTTTATAAATCAATTAAGAACTCGATTTACGGAATCGGAACTTGGATTGATTTCAGAAGATAATTATTATTTTCCAATGCCGCTGCAAAAAGCCGACAATCGGGGTGTGATCAATTTTGACATTCCTGAATCGATTGATCATGAAGCATTTATAAGCGATCTTCATAAATTAAGACGAGGCGAAGTTGTCAGTCGTGCAGAATATACCTTTAATAATGACCAATCTAGAGCGAAATTGCTGCAGATTCCACCTGCTAAAATTTATATAATTGAAGGGTTATTTATTCTTTATCATCAGGATACAAGAGATTTACTGGACTTATCAATTTTGATTCATGCAAAGGATAATTTAAAGATTATCAGGCGAATAAATCGAGATAAAGAAGAACGAAATTATCCCATAGAAGATGTTTTATACCGGTATCAATATCATGTTGCTCCTGCATATGATAGATACATTGATCCTTATATTGATGAATTGGATCTGATTATTAACAATAATAATAGTTTTGACAAGGGGGTAGATGTGCTTTCTGCTTTCATTCAATCGAATCTTTAG